The following coding sequences lie in one Fusarium poae strain DAOMC 252244 chromosome 1, whole genome shotgun sequence genomic window:
- a CDS encoding hypothetical protein (MEROPS:MER0017193), whose translation MIELIATDNALINGSRVAHGVYGKGKPVVLLHGTPSSSLIWRDIVPKLVDAGYKVHLFDLLGFGVSERPWNPAVDTSMTGQVSVLEGLLELWGLEKTHIVAHDIGGGIAQRFSVFSPERVLSLTLIDVVSFDSYPSKRTKEQMQNGLESLIKTDSDKHRDHFKEWLLSAVKNSTKFEHSSLDTYLNYISGPIGQPSLFEHQVRHYDPRHTMEVAPRLGELAKLPVQLIWGADDAWQVVDWAHKLHDAIPTSQLTILDDAGHFSTEDQPEKISELLVGFLGKH comes from the coding sequence ATGATCGAGCTAATTGCCACAGATAACGCCCTCATTAATGGAAGCCGTGTCGCCCACGGTGTCTATGGCAAAGGCAAACCTGTCGTTCTTCTTCACGGcacaccatcttcatcccTCATCTGGCGCGACATCGTCCCTAAGCTTGTCGACGCCGGTTATAAAGTCCACCTTTTTGATCTTCTCGGCTTCGGTGTGTCTGAGCGTCCTTGGAACCCAGCTGTCGACACTTCCATGACAGGTCAGGTTTCTGTCCTAGAGGGCCTTTTGGAACTATGGGGGTTAGAGAAGACACATATTGTTGCTCATGACATTGGAGGTGGTATTGCGCAGCGTTTCTCTGTCTTTTCACCCGAAAGAGTCTTGTCTCTCACACTCATCGATGTCGTGAGCTTCGACAGCTATCCCTCTAAACGGACGAAGGAACAAATGCAAAACGGCCTCGAATCTCTTATCAAGACGGATAGCGACAAACATAGAGACCACTTTAAGGAGTGGTTACTATCCGCAGTCAAAAACTCGACAAAGTTCGAGCATTCAAGTCTCGACACTTATCTCAACTACATATCCGGTCCCATCGGACAACCCAGTCTATTCGAGCATCAAGTTCGACACTATGATCCTAGACATACAATGGAAGTGGCACCCCGTCTTGGAGAGCTGGCTAAGCTACCTGTGCAATTGATATGGGGTGCAGATGATGCTTGGCAAGTGGTGGATTGGGCTCATAAACTACACGATGCAATTCCTACATCGCAGCTTACTATTTTGGATGATGCTGGTCACTTTTCAACGGAGGACCAGCCTGAGAAAATTTCTGAGCTTCTTGTTGGCTTCCTAGGAAAGCATTGA
- a CDS encoding hypothetical protein (TransMembrane:2 (i141-164o176-199i)): protein MIELPDWSPHNLVPGSNFFRTKQNPALLSLDWTRKALSYADIAAKGPKQSPEDAAAPQPPQIITDESASTASLVDVDMPSVHTVPADFLEQEIQTETQAARVEREEEAKQEKRKRDSAASKVKETDNWLIQQFSKLTDGEATGLTVANLATVVSLGAFLGYKGWGLYERGRLDWKAVSYGVGILASAAAAQGAVGRYLYKGKKGGSS from the exons ATGATTGAGCTCCCTGATTGGTCCCCCCATAATCTTGTTCCTGGCTCCAACTTCTTCCGAACCAAGCAAAATCCTGCTTTATTATCCCTGGATTGGACGAGGAAAGCTT TGTCTTACGCCGATATTGCTGCCAAGGGCCCCAAGCAGAGCCCCGAGGAT GCTGCTGCCCCTCAACCTCCTCAAATCATAACTGACGAGTCTGCTTCCACCGCCTCTCTGGTCGACGTTGATATGCCTAGCGTGCACACCGTCCCCGCCGACTTCCTCGAGCAGGAGATCCAGACCGAGACTCAAGCAGCCCGCGTCGAGCGagaggaggaggccaagCAAGAGAAGCGAAAGCGTGACTCAGCCGCCTCAAAGGTCAAGGAGACAGACAACTGGCTGATCCAGCAGTTCTCCAAGCTGACCGATGGCGAGGCCACCGGTCTGACTGTCGCTAACCTGGCCACCGTCGTCAGCCTCGGTGCCTTCCTCGGCTACAAGGGCTGGGGCCTGTACGAGAGGGGCAGACTCGACTGGAAGGCCGTCTCTTACGGTGTCGGCATCCTCGCCAGTGCCGCCGCTGCTCAGGGTGCTGTTGGACGATACCTGtacaagggcaagaagggtGGTTCTTCTTAG
- a CDS encoding hypothetical protein (MEROPS:MER0004220~TransMembrane:1 (o560-580i)~BUSCO:46685at5125): MLEVHCSGTPYEIGHQHGAAAKDKVNGSLSFYGWLFQETCSMNWEAVRQEAKKYIEPLQNISPRHAEELQGLADGAGVDLLDIVALNVRTEITFSLYTEDPTTPIQNDGCTSAAYRQPNGQVLLAQNWDWQPKQAPNLLICHISQPGTDIPNISMVTEAGVIGKIGINSAGVGTTLNAIRARGVDNIKLPIHLALRIALESKSAREAANTLYKMGTAGSGHILVSDSSEAIGLECTSRGIKEINLDSNGILVHTNHLLLEHPGVDEPGWLPDSKVRFARMSELIQNKIASENIDHSALFELFKDEQGYPASINRDVTAHRDGTTTLFNINMDLSKAKAVNIAYNSALRQSKSLAAELQNLNTKPQASPSEIGNVSASIASFTKTLDEYQSLARQEIVPKKQEEAFARVKRFRENLSDYRGQIDSLKKARDDAQHQANRTELLGRRPYNATPENPYANATTTNTHSTFQPRHPTQSNGPLTTGSPDEMREAHAFREQNFFSNTNQALDDYIARGQAVLGDLGQQREMLKSTQKRLYSVANTLGVSGDTIRMVERRAKEDKWIFAAGVVIFFLFCWLVLHFLR, translated from the exons ATGTTAGAAGTTCACTGTTCTGGAACGCCATACGAG ATTGGTCATCAACATGGTGCCGCAGCTAAAGACAAAGTAAATGGATCTCTCTCATTTTACGGATGGCTTTTCCAAGAAACATGTTCTATGAATTGGGAGGCTGTTCGTCAAGAGGCTAAGAAATACATCGAGCCTCTCCAAAACATATCTCCGCGTCACGCTGAGGAACTACAAGGGCTAGCTgatggtgctggtgttgacCTCTTGGATATCGTCGCACTAAATGTCAGGACTGAAATCACGTTCAGTCTCTACACGGAGGACCCTACTACTCCCATCCAAAATGATGGTTGCACAAGTGCCGCATATCGTCAACCCAACGGCCAAGTACTTCTGGCCCAGAACTGGGACTGGCAACCTAAACAGGCACCAAATCTTCTCATCTGCCATATTTCTCAGCCTGGGACGGACATACCCAACATCTCGATGGTTACCGAGGCGGGTGTCATAGGCAAAATTGGTATCAATTCTGCGGGAGTCGGCACAACATTGAACGCCATTCGAGCTCGCGGCGTTGATAATATCAAACTTCCAATCCATCTTGCTCTCAGGATTGCTCTGGAGTCCAAATCAGCACGAGAAGCTGCAAATACGTTGTACAAAATGGGGACAGCTGGAAGTGGACATATTCTCGTGTCTGATTCAAGCGAAGCTATAGGACTGGAGTGTACCAGTAGAGGAATCAAAGAGATCAACTTGGACAGTAACGGGATTCTGGTGCACACTAATCATTTACTTCTCGAACATCCCGGAGTCGATGAGCCAGGCTGGTTACCAGATTCCAAGGTGCGCTTTGCACGCATGTCTGAGCTTATTCAAAACAAGATCGCTTCAGAAAATATTGACCATAGCGCCCTTTTTGAGCTGTTCAAAGATGAACAAGGATACCCGGCGTCGATCAATCGCGATGTGACTGCGCACAGAGATGGGACCACGACTTTGTTTAACATCAATATGGACTTGTCAAAAGCAAAGGCCGTG AACATCGCATACAATTCTGCCTTGCGGCAAAGCAAGTCTCTGGCTGCCGAACTCCAAAATCTCAATACCAAACCCCAAGCATCTCCTTCCGAGATCGGCAACGTGTCCGCCTCAATCGCCTCCTTTACAAAAACTCTCGACGAATACCAAAGCCTCGCTCGCCAGGAGATTGTCCCCAAGAAGCAGGAAGAGGCTTTTGCGCGGGTCAAGAGGTTTCGCGAGAACCTCTCCGATTACCGAGGCCAGATCGATTCCCTCAAGAAAGCCCGCGACGATGCCCAGCATCAGGCGAACCGCACAGAGCTTCTAGGGAGAAGACCGTATAATGCTACACCGGAAAATCCTTATGCGAACGCCACGACGACCAATACGCACTCTACTTTCCAACCTCGACACCCAACTCAGTCCAACGGACCGTTGACAACGGGCTCGCCAGATGAGATGCGCGAAGCACATGCATTTAGGGAACAGAACTTCTTTTCGAACACAAATCAAGCCCTCGACGATTACATTGCACGTGGACAGGCTGTGCTGGGTGATCTTGGCCAGCAGCGAGAGATGCTCAAGAGTACACAGAAGCGACTTTACAGTGTTGCCAATACATTGGGTGTCAGTGGCGATACAATCCGTATGGTGGAGCGACGGGCGAAAGAGGATAAATGGATCTTTGCCGCGGGCGTGGTGATATTCTTTCTGTTCTGCTGGCTGGTGCTTCATTTCTTGCGATAG
- a CDS encoding hypothetical protein (TransMembrane:12 (i49-69o84-104i116-137o149-167i174-193o205-224i298-321o333-354i389-408o414-435i456-473o479-502i)) has product MSATTADHKDDIESVHTLPPCQDNETQQTDTDTEVDTPYSSFTLWQKRLIVLAAATTALLSPMTAQIYFPALPAIAKDLGVTTSQINLTVTTYMIFQGITPMFIGSLADSGGRRPAYVVCFTIYIAANIGLALAPSYGALLGLRCLQSAGSASTVALCFAVVADVVTSAERGQYIGITAVPSVLGPSLGPVIGGLLAEYLGWRSIFWFLTIFSSVGLFLIIVFYPETCRHVVGDGSIVPPLIYRSGLQILKQRRRRAGSDKAGLSRQVSTASTPKKFKFKPPNVLESVLMLFEKETGLLLGFSSICFAGFYCIAAAMPSLFAEIYGFNEVQNGLMFLPLAAGSIIAAFIVGSFTNRNYKRHCDKLGIPYERNKQQDLSAFPIERARLEIGFPLLMLAAATVISWGWAVNAKTNVAVPCVINGLMGVGIVGFNNTVNSLLIDIHPGKAGTASAANNLTRCLVGAGASAAIIPMIDAMGVGWAFTLIGGLYILGCPILIALMIWGTKWRKELRVERERKNKAKQVI; this is encoded by the coding sequence ATGAGCGCCACCACTGCAGATCATAAAGATGATATCGAGAGTGTGCATACACTACCGCCCTGCCAAGACAATGAAACGCAACAAACCGATACAGATACAGAAGTTGATACTCCCTACTCGAGCTTCACACTATGGCAAAAACGTCTGATCGTTTTGGCTGCTGCTACAACAGCTTTGTTGTCACCCATGACTGCTCAGATTTACTTCCCTGCTCTGCCAGCAATAGCCAAGGATCTGGGCGTCACTACTTCACAGATCAATCTCACGGTCACGACTTACATGATATTCCAAGGCATCACGCCCATGTTTATTGGATCACTTGCCGACAGCGGCGGGAGAAGGCCTGCGTATGTGGTTTGCTTCACGATTTACATCGCTGCCAACATTGGTCTTGCCCTTGCACCTAGTTATGGTGCGTTGCTTGGTCTTCGATGTTTGCAATCTGCTGGCTCTGCTAGCACCGTTGCGCTTTGCTTCGCCGTGGTGGCCGACGTTGTCACTTCTGCTGAGAGAGGGCAGTATATTGGTATAACAGCTGTTCCCAGTGTTCTTGGTCCTTCTTTGGGTCCAGTCATTGGTGGTCTGCTTGCTGAGTATCTAGGCTGGCGATCCATATTCTGGTTCCTCACCATATTTTCCAGTGTTggtctcttcctcatcatcgtcttttATCCTGAGACTTGCCGTCATGTCGTCGGTGATGGTTCCATCGTTCCACCTTTGATATACCGTTCCGGCCTGCAAATTCTGAAGCAGCGACGCAGGCGAGCTGGGTCGGATAAAGCAGGTCTAAGTCGACAAGTCTCTACGGCATCAACACCTAAGaagttcaagttcaagccACCCAATGTTCTTGAATCAGTCCTCATGCTCTTTGAGAAAGAGACaggtcttcttctcggaTTCAGCAGCATATGCTTTGCAGGCTTCTACTGCATAGCTGCCGCCATGCCTTCCCTGTTTGCAGAAATTTACGGCTTCAATGAAGTTCAAAATGGACTTAtgtttcttcctcttgcCGCTGGGTCAATCATCGCAGCATTCATCGTGGGCTCTTTTACAAACCGGAACTACAAGCGCCATTGCGATAAGCTTGGTATTCCTTACGAGAGAAACAAGCAGCAAGATCTTTCTGCTTTCCCTATTGAGCGCGCACGTCTGGAGATTGGATTTCCTCTTCTTATGCTCGCAGCAGCCACAGTAATCAGCTGGGGCTGGGCTGTTAACGCAAAGACGAACGTCGCTGTGCCATGTGTTATTAATGGACTGATGGGCGTGGGCATCGTCGGATTCAATAACACGGTTAATTCGCTGCTGATCGATATTCATCCGGGAAAAGCAGGGACTGCGAGTGCGGCGAATAACTTGACACGATGTCTCGTGGGAGCTGGAGCCAGTGCTGCCATTATACCCATGATTGATGCTATGGGTGTGGGATGGGCTTTTACACTTATTGGGGGTTTGTATATCCTTGGATGTCCCATATTGATCGCTCTGATGATTTGGGGAACGAAATGGAGAAAAGAGTTGAGAGTTGAACGAGAGAGaaaaaacaaggcaaagCAAGTTATTTAA
- the MIA40 gene encoding Oxidoreductase (BUSCO:53018at5125) encodes MRSASRPVIASLRSSTIRAAPRRFASTAPADKPRSFKGSLVRLALAFGAVYYYNTSPIFADEAISKTVPAPAAFSDDDLPTVDSIVEEKRKQIKAKSEEAAAASPKTPESQQSNPQAAAADGSPAALEEEAGQQGAFNPETGEINWDCPCLGGMADGPCGEEFKTAFSCFVFSEQEPKGMDCIDKFQGMQECFKKYPDIYGAELADDEDGAPTPDFGDEQPSGAPTTAEFKSDGEPAREFGEKAAADTTKSDDSQEPAESKPAESKPAESKPAESKPAESKTPTKTTSISTKSDTEAASSGSRMVQDVATPIEEPVNDKYWQDKHKTEVPKKEVIAPITQAHDATAANDEIKIIERQEAAKKKAEKKQ; translated from the exons ATGCGATCGGCCTCGAGGCCTGTAATTGCCAGCTTGCGATCAAGCACTATCCGCGCCGCCCCTCGACGATTCGCTTCCACAGCTCCTGCCGACAAGCCCCGATCTTTCAAGGGTTCTTTGGTGCGATTGGCACTGGCATTCGGTGCCGTATACTACTACAACACAAGCCCAATCTTTGCTGATGAGGCTATTT CAAAAACGGTTCCTGCTCCCGCTGCCTTTTCCGATGATGACCTCCCTACTGTCGACTCTATTGTAGAGGAGAAGCGCAAGCAGATCAAAGCTAAAAGTgaggaggctgctgctgcttctccAAAGACACCCGAGTCTCAACAATCTAACCCCCAAGCTGCCGCCGCTGATGGATCGCCCGCTGCTTTAGAAGAGGAGGCTGGCCAGCAGGGTGCTTTCAACCCTGAGACTGGAGAGATCAACTGGGACTGCCCTTGCTTGGGTGGTATGGCCGATGGACCTTGTGGAGAGGAGTTCAAGACTGCTTTCAGTTGCTTCGTTTTCTCTGAACAGGAACCCAAGGGCATGGACTGCATTGATAAGTTCCA GGGAATGCAAGAATGTTTCAAGAAGTACCCCGATATTTACGGTGCCGAACTCgcagatgacgaggatggcgCTCCTACTCCCGACTTTGGCGACGAGCAACCCTCCGGTGCCCCAACGACTGCCGAGTTCAAGTCCGACGGCGAACCTGCTCGTGAATTTGGCGAGAAGGCCGCCGCCGACACTACAAAGTCCGATGATTCGCAAGAGCCTGCCGAGTCTAAGCCTGCCGAGTCTAAGCCTGCCGAGTCTAAGCCTGCCGAGTCTAAGCCTGCCGAGTCTAAGACACCTACCAAGACTACCTCTATTTCAACCAAGTCAGACACTGAGGCCGCTTCTTCCGGATCAAGAATGGTCCAGGATGTCGCTACTCCTATAGAAGAGCCCGTGAACGACAAGTACTGGCAGGATAAGCACAAGACCGAGGTTCCCAAGAAGGAGGTCATTGCGCCAATCACACAGGCTCACGATGCTACTGCTGCCAATGACGAAATCAAGATTATTGAGAGGCAGGAGGCTGCtaagaagaaggctgagaagaagcaatAA
- a CDS encoding hypothetical protein (BUSCO:43403at5125) → MASKTFEWRPAKLLQDYNIGQDFALLILNQPLKNGVNLRKLWKNSSVRVAADGGANRLHKLSSFHGKYSNLQLIIGDLDSLTPTVRDFYSSQPSPAQIIRDADQESTDFSKAVNWIRKEHAGIDIVALGGIGGRVDQGLSQLHHLYLFQTDPEYASGRVFLLSGSSLTFLLKAGTHHIQVREDGEEDAFGKHIGIIPLKEAANITTKGFEWDVEDWHTEIGGKLSTSNHILPDSQVVTVTTDKDVLFTVALKEGDGDDE, encoded by the exons ATGGCCTCCAAGACCTTTGAATGGCGACCAGCAAAGTTGCTGCAAGACTACAACATCGGCCAGGACTTTGCTCTTCTTATTCTTAACCAGCCTTTGAAGAATGGCGTCAATCTGCGCAAGCTCTGGAAGAACT CTTCTGTGAGAGTCGCTGCAGATGGAGGAGCAAACAGACTGCACAAGCTATCGTCCTTCCATGGAAAATAC TCTAACCTTCAGCTAATCATCGGCGACCTCGATTCCCTGACCCCAACGGTCCGCGACTTCTACTCGTCGCAACCCTCCCCTGCGCAAATCATCCGCGACGCCGATCAAGAATCGACCGATTTCTCCAAAGCCGTCAACTGGATCCGCAAAGAACACGCCGGAATTGACATTGTCGCTCTCGGAGGTATTGGCGGCCGTGTCGACCAGGGTCTTTCCCAGCTCCACCACCTGTACCTCTTCCAAACCGATCCCGAATATGCGAGCGGCCGTGTCTTCCTCCTCTCGGGCTCGAGCCTGACCTTTTTGCTTAAAGCCGGCACGCATCACATCCAGGTCCGCGAGGATGGCGAGGAAGACGCCTTTGGCAAGCACATTGGTATTATCCCTCTCAAGGAAGCCGCCAACATTACAACAAAGGGATTCGAGTGGGACGTCGAGGACTGGCATACCGAGATTGGCGGCAAGCTGAGCACTAGCAATCACATTTTGCCCGATTCGCAGGTTGTGACGGTGACGACAGACAAGGATGTGCTTTTCACGGTAGCACTTAAAGAAGGCGACGGTGATGACGAGTGA
- a CDS encoding hypothetical protein (TransMembrane:3 (n6-17c22/23o104-123i144-165o185-205i)) yields the protein MAIPISLSQASLAAIILGSVYGNYVALSPPNPSHHVAPSTGDSVRGLLLTKKHSTKVALAPWGLLALQSAALTLRYPDIPASVVRHGAENGLNKNLITWSPATVIPLALTFGAGIPLRLIPYASLGKNFTFALKRPDRLKTTGIYQYVQHPSYTGLLILMFSNAALLGRMDGPLSCWIPPQYYNALYWTLGFLAPCASLVLCGIWKRSTYSTLPTS from the exons ATGGCTATTCCTATTTCACTCTCTCAAGCCTCTTTGGCAGCCATCATACTAGGCTCCGTCTACGGGAATTATGTCGCTCTATCACCGCCCAACCCCAGTCACCATGTTGCACCTTCAACCGGAGACTCGGTTCGTGGCTTGCTTTTGACCAAGAAACACTCGACCAAGGTGGCACTAGCTCCTTGGGGGTTATTAGCGCTGCAGTCTGCTGCTCTGACCTTGCGCTACCCGGACATACCAGCCTCTGTCGTCCGGCACGGTGCAGAGAACGGGCTCAACAAGAACCTCATAACATGGTCTCCTGCAACTGTGATACCCTTGGCCCTGACCTTCGGCGCCGGAATCCCTCTCCGTTTGATACCCTATGCATCGCTGGGTAAGAACTTTACCTTTGCTCTTAAAAGGCCCGACAGGTTGAAAACGACGGGTATATATCAATATGTCCAGCACCCGAGTTATACCGGTCTTCTTATTCTCATGTTTTCCAACGCAGCCCTTCTCGGTAGAATGGATGGGCCCCTCAGCTGTTGGATTCCTCCACAATATTACAATGCCTTGTATTGGACTCTGGGCTTCCTCGCACCATGTGCATCACTTGTCCTGTGTGGCATATGGAAAAGA TCAACCT ATTCAACCCTCCCAACTTCTTGA
- a CDS encoding hypothetical protein (BUSCO:25944at5125), whose protein sequence is MAYLGKTLHRKYGPVVRVGPNEVWFNTKEAFHAIYSSGSGYEKSDFYLATALNKPHINWHLNPEFPDTLDLLSERDIRRYRLQRRLIGPVYQTSSLIQHEAAVDEVLTRTIAKLKSLNGAQVELNEWMHIIAVECLSAIVLSWSPSMLKNGTDNGSGTHAYHGWRRKSVFGLFPLAAKLEFLSKSTGRFFSTIWGVNFQPPKDFRPFFPDVGKRASRRINAATKSKHHKDDRQDLLKDLIQLHKSKPEFTVNYLRKMVITNFGAGHETMASTLTSIIAMLGSNGGIQEQVSREILETNNPIDYSSATRLPETQSLIKEAKRLYPVISMSLPRKVPAGGLHLHNYYFPPDTTVGCNPVALHRNPDIFGSDCDEFKPDRWLTTDPDVARNMERVSLSWGGGARTCPGRHLAELVVFKVIPALVKEFEIEAVVPPEDENRSYFLSMLTGVKVRFIERVTAD, encoded by the exons ATGGCGTATCTGGGAAAGACTCTGCACCGGAAATATGGTCCTGTTGTGCGCGTTGGACCGAATGAAGTTTGGTTTAATACAAAGGAAGCTTTCCATGCTATTTACA GCAGTGGAAGTGGCTATGAAAAGTCGGATTTTTACT TGGCAACCGCTCTCAACAAACCTCACATCAATTGGCACCTCAATCCCGAATTCCCAGACACTCTCGATCTTTTATCAGAGAGAGATATAAGACGCTACCGTCTCCAACGTCGCCTCATTGGTCCAGTGTATCAAACTTCTAGTCTCATACAACACGAAGCTGCTGTCGACGAGGTTCTCACGCGCACCATTGCCAAACTAAAGAGCTTGAATGGTGCCCAGGTCGAACTCAACGAATGGATGCACATCATCGCTGTCGAATGTCTCAGCGCAATCGTTCTCTCATGGTCACCCAGCATGCTAAAGAATGGTACTGATAACGGCTCTGGTACTCATGCCTACCATGGATGGAGGCGAAAGAGTGTCTTTGGACTATTTCCTCTAGCTGCCAAACTCGAGTTCTTGTCAAAGTCAACCGGACGATTCTTTAGTACCATTTGGGGCGTCAACTTCCAGCCCCCGAAAGATTTTCGACCTTTCTTTCCT GACGTTGGCAAGAGAGCGTCGCGGCGCATCAATGCAGCCACGAAATCCAAACATCACAAAGATGATCGTCAAGATCTTCTAAAGGATCTCATCCAACTACACAAATCCAAGCCTGAGTTTACGGTGAATTATCTTCGGAAAATGGTAATCACCAACTTTGGCGCTGGCCACGAGACAATGGCCTCGACTCTAACGTCCATAATCGCCATGCTTGGCTCAAATGGGGGTATACAAGAACAGGTATCCCGTGAAATCCTCGAAACGAACAACCCGATTGATTACTCTAGTGCAACACGTTTACCAGAGACTCAATCTCTTATCAAAGAAGCCAAGCGCCTATATCCCGTCATCAGCATGTCCCTGCCCCGCAAAGTACCTGCAGGtggtcttcatcttcacaaCTACTATTTCCCACCCGACACAACAGTTGGCTGCAACCCAGTAGCACTGCATCGGAATCCAGATATCTTTGGCTCTGATTGTGATGAGTTCAAACCAGACCGCTGGTTGACCACAGACCCTGATGTAGCACGCAACATGGAGCGTGTAAGTCTGAGCTGGGGCGGTGGCGCGAGAACATGCCCTGGACGGCACTTGGCAGAGCTTGTAGTCTTCAAGGTCATTCCTGCTCTTGTCAAAGAGTTTGAAATTGAGGCCGTTGTGCCGCCTGAAGACGAGAATCGTTCATATTTCTTGTCCATGTTGACGGGTGTCAAAGTCAGGTTTATCGAAAGAGTGACAGCCGATTGA
- a CDS encoding hypothetical protein (MEROPS:MER0003802) has protein sequence MGDLPHFSDQIGGFDLSSIPPADPAYTPLLYRLREETFQKRTTQIRHGSHLRRFERDDSLNIPSALKESSGINFDQFMRRYGLTGCVVVQNGAIRLEEYRHGNSKASRNDVQSVTKSVVSTALAIAQQEGKLSVNDPVSRHVEELKGTAWADVPLLALSSMSSGVVEQSEDERPADVPNPMYATELYPQTDPDAVINWLKTAKKVAEPWEEFHYYNPNYYVLSTAISRATKEPLDEYISRTIWEPAGMQYDGYIRTTAAGHVDGHGGLSATLTDMARFGCFILDGIREQGKGPNVPSGWFQDISDAKYSVGARALHQDNFVSNFGYESGWWTTGRGDPDEYKMGDDGTFAAIGMYGQAIYIVPGLNTVIAVQSGYPEHDLDLFTKNAEFATSILKVLRGSQSK, from the coding sequence ATGGGAGACTTGCCACATTTCAGTGACCAGATTGGAGGTTTCGACCTCTCCTCAATCCCTCCTGCTGACCCGGCTTATACTCCTCTTCTCTATCGTCTTAGAGAAGAAACTTTCCAAAAACGAACAACCCAAATCAGGCATGGTTCCCATCTGAGACGCTTTGAACGAGATGACTCGCTCAATATCCCATCTGCACTCAAAGAAAGTTCTGGAATCAACTTTGATCAATTCATGCGTCGATATGGATTGACTGGTTGCGTCGTTGTTCAAAATGGTGCTATACGCCTCGAAGAGTATCGGCATGGAAACTCCAAAGCTTCAAGGAACGATGTGCAGTCTGTCACCAAATCTGTAGTGTCTACAGCATTGGCTATTGCTCAGCAAGAGGGAAAGCTATCAGTCAACGATCCTGTATCTCGTCATGTCGAGGAGCTCAAGGGAACTGCATGGGCCGACGTCCCACTTCTCGCACTATCCAGCATGTCATCGGGAGTTGTTGAACAATCCGAGGACGAAAGACCAGCTGACGTACCAAACCCAATGTACGCAACCGAGCTCTATCCCCAGACTGATCCCGATGCTGTTATCAACTGGCTCAAAACCGCAAAGAAGGTGGCCGAGCCATGGGAAGAGTTTCACTACTACAACCCAAACTACTACGTGTTGTCAACAGCTATATCTCGTGCTACAAAAGAACCTCTCGACGAGTATATATCTCGAACCATATGGGAACCAGCTGGAATGCAGTACGATGGCTATATACGCACCACAGCCGCAGGTCACGTTGATGGTCACGGTGGCCTATCGGCCACCCTGACAGACATGGCGCGGTTTGGGTGTTTTATTCTTGATGGGATCAGAGAACAAGGAAAAGGACCAAACGTACCATCAGGGTGGTTCCAGGACATATCCGATGCCAAGTACAGTGTTGGAGCCAGGGCTCTCCATCAGGACAACTTTGTGTCCAACTTTGGCTATGAGAGCGGTTGGTGGACGACTGGTAGAGGCGATCCGGACGAGTACAAGATGGGAGATGACGGTACTTTCGCCGCTATTGGGATGTATGGACAGGCCATTTACATTGTCCCTGGGTTAAATACTGTCATCGCTGTTCAGTCTGGATATCCCGAGCATGATCTTGATCTCTTTACTAAGAATGCTGAGTTTGCGACATCGATCTTGAAAGTTCTGAGAGGGTCACAAAGCAAATAG